In one window of Candidatus Avedoeria danica DNA:
- a CDS encoding type II toxin-antitoxin system PemK/MazF family toxin, whose product MTDQDPLRRGDVVLLPLPFVTDFAQQKVRPAVVVQNDVGNRYSANVIIVPITSRVPEQDYPVNHRLTVGTAGLDRPAAILAGTILTVPQSLVIRRLGHLPARDLLALDACLRISLGL is encoded by the coding sequence ATGACTGATCAAGACCCACTTCGGCGCGGGGACGTGGTGCTACTGCCCCTTCCCTTTGTCACGGACTTCGCCCAGCAGAAAGTCCGACCGGCCGTGGTCGTTCAGAACGACGTCGGCAACCGCTACAGCGCCAATGTGATCATCGTGCCCATCACGAGCAGGGTGCCCGAGCAGGATTACCCGGTCAATCACCGCCTGACCGTGGGTACGGCCGGCCTGGACCGGCCGGCCGCCATCCTGGCCGGTACCATCCTTACGGTCCCGCAGTCCCTCGTCATTCGGCGTCTCGGCCACTTGCCGGCGCGTGATCTTCTGGCCTTGGACGCGTGCTTGCGCATCAGCCTTGGCCTATGA
- a CDS encoding transposase zinc-binding domain-containing protein, whose product MVDAVVARYLACGVLEAGFARARCEACHAEYLLAFSCKARYFCPSCHAKAPHAA is encoded by the coding sequence GTGGTGGACGCGGTCGTCGCCCGGTACCTCGCCTGCGGCGTGTTGGAGGCCGGCTTTGCGCGCGCGCGCTGCGAGGCCTGCCACGCCGAGTACCTGCTGGCGTTCAGCTGTAAGGCGCGCTACTTCTGCCCGAGCTGCCACGCCAAGGCACCCCACGCGGCCTGA
- a CDS encoding GyrI-like domain-containing protein: MSYEVTLADLPEQRTAVVCGHADTSDGIADFLGGAYGEIMGLVERQHLKTADVPFGRYRITADGFDIEAGIGVEGDLRPEGRVEASTLPGGRTARTVHVGAYSGVAAAYEAVAGWLKDNGYVSTDAPWECYLDEPSVPKPRTEVFFPCREALNT, encoded by the coding sequence ATGAGCTACGAAGTCACGTTGGCTGACCTTCCGGAACAGCGCACCGCCGTGGTCTGCGGACATGCGGACACCAGCGACGGCATCGCCGACTTCCTCGGCGGCGCCTACGGTGAGATCATGGGGCTCGTCGAGCGGCAGCATCTGAAGACCGCCGACGTGCCGTTCGGCCGGTACCGGATCACCGCAGACGGCTTCGACATCGAGGCCGGGATCGGCGTCGAGGGCGACCTGCGACCCGAAGGGCGAGTCGAGGCCTCAACTCTCCCCGGCGGTCGGACCGCTCGCACGGTGCACGTCGGAGCGTACAGCGGCGTGGCCGCGGCCTACGAAGCAGTCGCGGGCTGGCTAAAGGACAATGGCTACGTCTCGACGGATGCGCCCTGGGAGTGCTACCTCGACGAGCCGAGCGTGCCGAAGCCGAGAACCGAGGTCTTCTTCCCCTGCCGAGAAGCCTTGAATACCTGA
- a CDS encoding sigma-70 family RNA polymerase sigma factor, with protein sequence MTSSGRADARPESTARDVSAVGDDGNDERALLVRGQAGDRQAFGQLYQRHVDGVYAYIALRVRDSALADDLTQDVFVSAWRSLAGFQWQGSLAPWLMRIAHNRIANHWRTQGRRPEQVSLPSGDDPDDPRPEFADAESPSDDASLGLGSADLSRAMERLTDLQRQVIALRFGAGLSLAETADMLQRTQNAVKNLQHNALANLRRHLPSERAL encoded by the coding sequence ATGACGAGCTCCGGGCGGGCCGACGCGCGCCCGGAATCGACGGCACGCGACGTCAGCGCCGTCGGTGACGACGGGAACGACGAGCGCGCGCTCCTCGTGCGCGGCCAAGCCGGGGACCGTCAGGCCTTTGGCCAGCTGTACCAGCGCCATGTGGACGGGGTGTACGCCTACATCGCGCTGCGCGTTCGTGACTCCGCGCTGGCGGACGACTTGACGCAGGACGTCTTCGTCAGCGCCTGGCGGAGCTTGGCCGGGTTCCAGTGGCAGGGCAGCCTGGCGCCGTGGCTCATGCGGATCGCGCACAACCGCATCGCCAACCACTGGCGCACGCAGGGTCGGCGGCCGGAACAGGTGTCGTTGCCGAGCGGCGACGACCCGGATGACCCGCGACCGGAGTTTGCCGACGCCGAGTCGCCGAGTGACGACGCGAGCCTCGGGCTCGGATCGGCCGATCTCAGCCGGGCGATGGAGCGACTCACGGACCTGCAGCGTCAGGTCATCGCGCTGCGCTTCGGTGCGGGCCTCAGCTTGGCCGAGACGGCCGACATGCTCCAGCGAACGCAGAACGCGGTGAAGAACCTGCAGCACAACGCGCTGGCCAACCTGCGGCGCCACCTTCCGAGCGAGCGTGCGCTGTGA
- a CDS encoding transposase, producing the protein MLPKRLRPYFRWRRKLLGDLARTAARTATEFVRATLDEPDVSVGIVLCIQTHGSLLNWQPHIHALVTDGGFRRDGTFVHLPAHSAEVLTEAFRRGVLMLFVDRELFELEVADGMLGWQHSGFSVHDGVWLDQDDTAAHARLACYCARCPVSLERLADDAEAGTVTYTSDKSDGPTAGPHTFEATAFIAHLVDHIPDKVQVLQRYYGYYANRTRGVRRKAQAAEDAMRVADVADVAEVADVMRTDAELPLGGVTIESKDVSIADARRRWADLLRRIYEVDPLQCPKCGGTMRVIALIQEPKVIDKILRHLRAKGQDARAGPWATGPPAGGAANEAASDAA; encoded by the coding sequence GTGCTGCCGAAGCGCCTGCGGCCGTACTTCCGGTGGCGGCGCAAGCTGCTGGGCGATCTAGCCCGAACCGCGGCACGGACGGCGACGGAGTTCGTCAGGGCGACGCTCGATGAGCCGGACGTGTCGGTGGGGATCGTGCTGTGCATCCAGACCCACGGCTCGCTCCTGAACTGGCAACCCCACATCCATGCTCTGGTTACCGACGGCGGCTTTCGCCGCGACGGCACGTTCGTGCACCTGCCGGCCCACTCCGCCGAGGTGCTGACAGAGGCGTTCCGGCGCGGCGTGCTGATGCTGTTCGTGGACCGCGAACTGTTCGAGCTGGAGGTGGCGGACGGCATGCTCGGCTGGCAGCACTCCGGCTTCAGCGTACACGACGGCGTGTGGCTGGACCAGGACGACACGGCGGCCCACGCGCGGTTGGCCTGCTACTGCGCGCGGTGCCCGGTGTCGTTGGAGCGGCTGGCCGACGACGCCGAAGCAGGGACGGTGACGTACACCTCCGACAAGTCCGACGGCCCGACCGCGGGGCCACACACGTTCGAGGCAACGGCCTTCATCGCGCACCTGGTGGACCACATCCCCGACAAGGTGCAGGTGCTGCAACGCTACTACGGCTACTACGCCAACCGGACGCGCGGTGTGCGACGGAAGGCGCAGGCAGCGGAAGACGCGATGCGGGTCGCCGACGTCGCCGACGTAGCCGAGGTCGCTGACGTCATGCGGACCGACGCAGAGCTGCCGCTGGGCGGCGTGACGATCGAGTCGAAGGACGTCTCGATCGCGGACGCCCGACGCCGCTGGGCCGACCTCCTCCGCCGGATCTACGAGGTCGACCCGCTGCAGTGTCCGAAGTGCGGCGGCACGATGCGGGTCATCGCGCTGATCCAAGAACCGAAGGTGATCGACAAGATCCTGCGCCACTTGCGGGCCAAGGGTCAAGACGCTCGCGCCGGCCCGTGGGCGACCGGGCCGCCGGCGGGCGGTGCGGCGAACGAAGCGGCGAGCGATGCGGCATGA
- a CDS encoding VWA domain-containing protein, whose product MNTYTAPLASFLIGLTIIVASLGPMWISDESATPTSSVPRSSDQSHLPPLADIILFTEDNAISPPDGCDAVSIFDLKSAKPFHLGKQFSSPGRMAFVSDLSLVIANRTNGIYATGPLTAPLHSVYALHRTTGGGDGWEATWLSSVPWTTPVGGTAITPDGQYLLIATQESSDRAKPCVGGQFFGVSKFALSEIDWIGKRLGPERGRLELPVPVAEIIMASSGTVAHLVLVPMTEPSRDDLASSNRVVSIDVQNMERLGRDVVIKPIGRYPIDCVTRGGFRHHPLRVTHATLSTDEKLLITNRWIVGELNVVDLVARIAWQVSTPGITMTGGVAFNKGWVNPELLAVHGVTSIGTYRWREGGELELVARAPVESPVNLRYDPASSAIPSYAGPQASIAWSGDGSHLIAGASIRGPFDFRSWRVSESGARLTEHLAFEACADRGDNFPNDIATFNGLLPSPTVTLVPATTTPTPTITPSQTPTRDPAPIFLPLLLRETCLPEQRRVDAVLVLDASLSMLEVTAPGSSRTKLDAAREAAQAFLSALRLGQGDQAAVVVFNAQATLLSGLTADRAALDAALGSMAAAPQTCIVCGVDSGASELASARHDPDNAPVLILLTDGRSNPQPVSAAVTRASAAKAGGIRIFTIGLGSDLDASALRDIASEPAAYWHAPSAAELAGIYRAIAVDIPCPGAAFWAGR is encoded by the coding sequence ATGAACACCTACACTGCTCCCCTGGCGTCGTTCCTCATCGGGCTCACGATAATCGTGGCCAGCCTCGGCCCCATGTGGATCTCAGATGAGTCCGCCACCCCAACGTCTTCGGTCCCACGCTCCAGTGACCAGAGTCACCTCCCGCCGCTCGCGGACATCATCCTGTTTACTGAGGACAATGCGATTTCGCCCCCTGACGGTTGCGATGCCGTTTCGATCTTCGATCTCAAATCTGCAAAGCCATTTCATCTTGGGAAGCAATTTTCATCGCCGGGCCGAATGGCGTTCGTATCCGACCTGTCGCTGGTCATCGCCAACAGGACGAATGGCATCTATGCCACGGGCCCGCTCACGGCGCCGCTCCACAGCGTTTATGCCTTGCACAGGACGACCGGGGGCGGGGACGGTTGGGAGGCCACGTGGCTCTCGTCGGTGCCCTGGACAACGCCGGTCGGCGGAACGGCCATCACACCGGACGGACAGTATCTTCTCATCGCCACCCAGGAGTCGTCCGATCGAGCCAAACCATGTGTCGGAGGCCAATTCTTCGGTGTTTCCAAGTTCGCTCTCTCGGAAATCGATTGGATCGGCAAGCGCTTAGGCCCTGAACGAGGACGTCTTGAGCTTCCGGTTCCCGTGGCCGAGATCATCATGGCCTCAAGTGGGACCGTGGCCCACCTGGTCCTGGTGCCCATGACCGAGCCGAGTCGTGACGACTTGGCGAGCTCCAACCGCGTCGTATCGATCGATGTCCAGAATATGGAGAGGCTGGGCCGGGATGTTGTCATCAAGCCGATTGGGCGGTACCCGATCGATTGCGTCACCCGGGGCGGGTTCAGGCACCACCCACTCCGGGTCACCCACGCAACCCTTTCGACCGACGAGAAGCTTCTGATCACGAACCGCTGGATCGTTGGCGAGCTCAATGTCGTCGACTTGGTCGCACGGATCGCTTGGCAAGTGTCCACGCCAGGCATCACCATGACCGGTGGCGTCGCGTTCAATAAGGGTTGGGTCAATCCGGAGCTTCTGGCGGTGCACGGTGTGACCTCCATCGGAACGTATCGCTGGCGGGAGGGTGGCGAGCTCGAGCTGGTCGCCCGCGCCCCGGTGGAGTCGCCTGTAAACCTTCGCTATGATCCGGCGTCGTCGGCCATACCATCGTACGCCGGCCCCCAGGCATCTATCGCGTGGAGCGGAGACGGCTCGCACCTGATCGCCGGGGCATCAATTCGCGGCCCCTTCGATTTCAGATCGTGGCGTGTATCGGAGTCCGGCGCGCGGTTGACCGAGCATCTGGCGTTCGAAGCATGCGCCGATCGCGGCGACAACTTTCCCAATGACATCGCTACGTTCAATGGCTTGTTACCCAGCCCAACGGTCACCCTGGTGCCGGCGACGACCACTCCGACTCCCACCATCACGCCCAGCCAAACGCCTACCCGCGACCCCGCCCCGATCTTCCTTCCCCTTCTCCTCCGCGAGACCTGCCTGCCTGAGCAACGCCGCGTCGATGCCGTGCTCGTCCTCGACGCCTCGTTATCGATGCTCGAGGTCACGGCGCCTGGCAGCTCGCGGACCAAGCTCGATGCCGCCCGTGAGGCGGCCCAGGCCTTCCTCTCCGCCCTGCGGCTGGGTCAGGGCGATCAGGCGGCGGTGGTCGTCTTCAATGCTCAGGCCACCCTGCTCAGCGGCCTGACCGCCGACCGGGCCGCGCTCGACGCCGCGTTGGGATCGATGGCCGCCGCGCCGCAGACCTGCATCGTCTGCGGCGTGGATTCCGGCGCCTCCGAGCTCGCCAGTGCCCGCCACGATCCCGATAACGCGCCGGTTCTCATCCTTCTCACCGATGGGCGTTCCAACCCGCAGCCGGTCAGCGCCGCGGTGACCCGGGCCTCCGCGGCAAAAGCGGGCGGCATTCGGATCTTCACCATCGGCCTCGGCTCGGACCTCGACGCATCGGCGCTGCGCGACATCGCGTCAGAGCCCGCCGCCTATTGGCACGCCCCATCGGCCGCTGAGCTGGCCGGTATCTACCGCGCCATCGCGGTGGACATTCCCTGCCCGGGCGCCGCGTTCTGGGCGGGTAGATGA
- a CDS encoding YebC/PmpR family DNA-binding transcriptional regulator, with product MSGHSKWSTIKHKKGAADAKRGAIFTKLAKGLTVAAQNGGGDPEMNFSLRLAVDGARAANMPKDNIDRAIQRGVGGDKATALDDVTYEGYGPGGVAIIVEATTDNRNRTAGQVRSVFTKHGCSLGESGTVAWQLVQAARGDRNFNRAPSVARQSRPLPPPRQPPHPRLQRGRAAMRTPIRTAVRPVRHHGRARTACRKPSAPRSRPSAPAITRHSAHGAAS from the coding sequence ATGTCCGGCCATTCCAAGTGGTCCACCATCAAGCACAAGAAGGGCGCCGCCGACGCCAAGCGCGGCGCCATCTTCACCAAGCTGGCCAAGGGCCTGACCGTCGCCGCGCAGAACGGCGGCGGGGACCCGGAGATGAACTTCAGCTTGCGCCTGGCCGTGGACGGAGCCCGCGCGGCCAACATGCCCAAGGACAACATCGACCGGGCCATCCAGCGCGGCGTGGGCGGGGACAAGGCGACGGCGCTGGACGACGTGACCTACGAGGGCTACGGCCCCGGCGGCGTGGCCATCATCGTCGAGGCCACCACGGACAATCGCAACCGCACCGCCGGGCAGGTGCGCTCCGTCTTCACCAAGCACGGCTGCAGCCTGGGCGAGAGCGGCACCGTGGCCTGGCAGTTAGTTCAAGCGGCGCGGGGGGATAGGAATTTCAATCGCGCCCCCTCCGTAGCCCGGCAGTCTAGGCCCCTCCCACCGCCGCGTCAACCGCCCCATCCGCGTCTCCAACGCGGTCGCGCCGCCATGCGCACGCCCATCCGAACGGCCGTGCGCCCTGTCCGGCACCACGGCCGCGCCCGCACCGCCTGCCGAAAGCCCTCCGCCCCGCGCTCACGCCCCTCAGCACCCGCCATCACTCGCCATTCAGCCCACGGCGCCGCGTCCTAG
- a CDS encoding helix-turn-helix transcriptional regulator: MSKLGEEIAKVLFRKRRGFRFTQADLGTRIGVSGSYISGIEAGKSSPRISELEDLATHFRTTAFELIQEAYLAGEQYIPAVKLETGGPSLDELAAELTPDQRAFAREFLLFLRERERVDAVEREA; this comes from the coding sequence ATGAGCAAGCTGGGCGAAGAGATCGCCAAGGTCCTGTTCCGCAAGCGCCGCGGCTTCCGGTTCACCCAGGCCGATCTCGGCACGCGGATCGGCGTGTCCGGCAGCTACATCTCAGGCATCGAGGCCGGCAAGTCCAGCCCGCGGATCTCGGAGCTGGAGGACCTGGCGACACACTTCCGCACGACCGCCTTCGAGTTGATCCAGGAAGCCTACCTCGCCGGCGAGCAGTACATCCCCGCCGTCAAGCTCGAAACCGGCGGCCCTAGCCTCGACGAGCTCGCCGCCGAACTCACCCCCGACCAACGCGCCTTCGCCCGCGAGTTCCTGCTCTTCCTGCGCGAACGCGAGCGCGTGGACGCGGTGGAACGGGAGGCGTAA
- a CDS encoding nucleotidyltransferase domain-containing protein has protein sequence MLDIETHRSEVAQLCRRLRVKRLDVFGSATTTRYGPTNDIDFLVEFDQAAGKRFERYFELKEGLEALFLRPADLVTIEAMRNHYFIAAVDESRRPLYVA, from the coding sequence ATGTTGGATATCGAAACCCATCGAAGTGAGGTGGCACAGCTCTGTCGTCGGCTGCGCGTGAAGCGGCTCGATGTTTTTGGTTCGGCAACCACTACGCGCTACGGCCCTACCAACGACATCGACTTTCTTGTCGAGTTCGACCAAGCTGCCGGAAAACGATTCGAACGCTACTTCGAGCTCAAGGAAGGCCTGGAGGCGCTCTTTCTACGTCCGGCAGACCTTGTCACGATCGAGGCCATGCGCAATCACTATTTCATCGCGGCGGTGGACGAAAGCCGCAGGCCGCTGTATGTCGCGTGA
- a CDS encoding ribbon-helix-helix protein, CopG family, translating to MDRVMVTMPDSLRRELDEAASAVTENRSEFVRRAVQERIERLQQRHFERRLAEAYQQAGEDPATDVQLVLGAQDAAAGQGWCWDD from the coding sequence ATGGATCGCGTGATGGTCACGATGCCGGACAGCTTGCGCCGGGAACTGGATGAGGCGGCTTCCGCAGTGACCGAGAATCGGAGTGAGTTCGTGCGCCGGGCAGTTCAGGAGCGCATTGAACGGTTGCAGCAGCGCCACTTCGAGCGGCGGCTGGCAGAGGCCTATCAACAGGCTGGCGAGGATCCTGCCACCGATGTGCAGTTGGTCCTCGGAGCCCAGGACGCGGCGGCCGGTCAAGGGTGGTGCTGGGATGACTGA
- a CDS encoding homogentisate 1,2-dioxygenase, with product MFYQRLGAIPPKRHTQFRRPDGTLYREEVMGVAGFAGIQSILYHHHQPTRVLRVADLGDASVKYADYGALRHRQFSTQNIAPGGDGVAGRTVLIGNQDITMAIARPTESMSYFYRNGQAYECLFVHEGTGTLRSVFGSLRFGPGDYVVIPYSTTYQLHYDTPENRLVVFESRDQITTPQRYRNWYGQLLEHSPFCERDFRGPDTLETFDEFGEFEVRIKVRDRLSANWLDHHPFDVVGWDGFVYPFVFNIADFEPITGRVHQPPPVHQTFEGSGYVICSFVPRLFDYHPDSIPAPYNHANVNSDEVLYYVNGDFMSRKGVGLYDITLHPSGLPHGPHPGTTEASIGKARTEETAVMMDTFHPLHVTEAALALENPGYATSWLPAVPHGPTANGTAPKAVGEGISG from the coding sequence ATGTTCTACCAACGCCTGGGCGCCATCCCCCCCAAACGCCACACCCAATTCCGCCGCCCCGACGGCACCCTCTACCGCGAGGAGGTCATGGGCGTCGCCGGGTTCGCCGGCATCCAGAGCATCCTCTACCACCACCACCAGCCCACCCGCGTCCTCCGGGTGGCCGACCTCGGCGACGCGTCGGTGAAGTACGCCGACTACGGCGCGCTGCGGCACCGCCAGTTCAGCACGCAGAACATCGCCCCCGGCGGCGACGGCGTCGCGGGTCGGACCGTGCTGATCGGCAACCAGGACATCACGATGGCCATCGCCCGCCCGACGGAGTCGATGTCCTACTTCTACCGCAACGGCCAGGCCTACGAGTGCCTGTTCGTCCACGAGGGCACCGGGACGCTGCGGTCCGTCTTCGGCTCCCTGCGCTTCGGTCCGGGCGACTACGTCGTCATCCCTTACTCGACGACCTACCAGCTGCACTACGACACGCCCGAGAACCGCCTCGTCGTCTTCGAATCGCGCGATCAGATCACGACGCCGCAGCGCTACCGCAACTGGTACGGCCAACTCCTCGAGCATTCGCCGTTCTGCGAGCGGGACTTCCGCGGACCCGACACCCTCGAGACGTTCGACGAGTTCGGCGAGTTCGAGGTCCGGATCAAGGTCCGCGACCGCCTTTCGGCCAATTGGCTGGACCACCACCCGTTCGATGTCGTCGGTTGGGACGGCTTCGTCTACCCGTTCGTGTTCAACATCGCCGACTTCGAGCCGATCACCGGCCGGGTCCACCAGCCGCCGCCCGTCCATCAGACGTTCGAGGGCAGCGGCTACGTGATCTGCTCGTTTGTCCCGCGCCTGTTCGACTACCACCCCGACAGCATCCCGGCGCCCTACAACCACGCCAACGTGAACTCGGACGAAGTCCTCTATTACGTCAACGGTGACTTCATGAGCCGCAAGGGCGTCGGGTTGTACGACATCACCCTCCACCCGTCGGGCCTGCCGCACGGCCCGCACCCGGGCACGACGGAGGCTTCGATCGGCAAGGCGCGCACCGAGGAGACGGCGGTGATGATGGACACGTTCCACCCGCTGCACGTCACCGAGGCCGCCCTGGCACTCGAGAACCCCGGCTACGCCACCAGCTGGCTGCCCGCGGTGCCGCACGGACCGACGGCCAACGGCACCGCGCCCAAGGCGGTCGGCGAGGGCATCTCGGGATGA
- a CDS encoding carboxypeptidase regulatory-like domain-containing protein: protein MSIADALASCLSRIEAGEALSDVLADHPAHADELKALVRAAMAVRTHRPAPSPSYRASLQHHLSTLPPPDRTPLFVRPRLTARVWALRTAAAVAAGVVAFSGLAVASADSRPGDVLYPIRRGVERIHDVADRVAPPIGRAIDYLTIRTVPDEPSSATPEPTAALAPGSTVIEPLDRPTRARNTVPPADDAQTGEPAATGRRSLPNPGVVVVGDAGTQPAPQTADDAAATLRAGQAETAVAGEPAEPTATARRSQTPAAAGTDTPPPAAPPVVAATAVPPGAAGGLSGIVTGQEGTGLPGAMVSVYPLREDGEPRWGARVSLRTQIDGTFVFGDLPPGRYKLAVGELAPWVWRVWYKDTLNVKQAEPITVEPGRETDGIEVRLRRNPWSFTGWGGHGRRGRR, encoded by the coding sequence ATGTCCATCGCCGACGCCCTGGCGAGCTGCCTGAGCCGCATCGAGGCGGGCGAGGCGCTGTCGGATGTCTTGGCCGACCACCCAGCCCATGCCGACGAGCTCAAGGCGCTGGTCCGGGCGGCCATGGCCGTGCGGACGCACCGTCCGGCGCCGTCGCCGTCGTACCGTGCGTCGTTGCAGCATCATCTGAGCACCCTGCCGCCGCCCGACCGCACACCACTCTTCGTTCGCCCGCGCCTGACGGCCCGCGTCTGGGCACTGCGGACCGCTGCCGCGGTGGCTGCCGGCGTCGTCGCGTTCTCGGGTCTGGCCGTCGCCTCGGCGGACAGCCGGCCGGGCGACGTGCTCTATCCGATCCGCCGCGGCGTCGAGCGCATCCACGACGTGGCGGACCGCGTGGCGCCGCCGATCGGGCGGGCGATCGACTATCTGACGATCCGGACCGTGCCCGACGAACCGTCCTCGGCCACGCCCGAACCGACCGCTGCACTCGCGCCGGGTTCGACGGTGATCGAGCCGCTCGACCGCCCGACGCGGGCGCGCAACACCGTGCCACCCGCCGATGACGCCCAGACCGGCGAGCCGGCTGCCACGGGCCGCCGCTCGCTGCCCAACCCGGGGGTCGTCGTCGTCGGAGACGCCGGGACGCAACCTGCGCCGCAGACGGCGGACGACGCCGCAGCGACGCTTCGCGCCGGCCAAGCCGAGACGGCCGTCGCCGGTGAACCCGCCGAGCCCACCGCGACGGCGCGCCGCAGCCAGACGCCGGCCGCCGCGGGGACCGACACCCCGCCGCCCGCCGCGCCACCGGTGGTGGCGGCCACGGCCGTCCCGCCCGGCGCCGCGGGCGGGCTCAGCGGGATCGTCACGGGCCAGGAGGGCACCGGACTGCCGGGCGCGATGGTCTCGGTCTATCCGCTCCGTGAAGACGGTGAGCCTCGCTGGGGCGCCCGCGTCAGCCTTCGCACCCAGATCGACGGCACATTCGTGTTCGGCGATCTGCCCCCCGGTCGCTACAAGCTGGCCGTCGGTGAGCTGGCGCCGTGGGTGTGGCGTGTCTGGTACAAGGACACGCTGAACGTGAAGCAGGCCGAGCCGATCACCGTCGAGCCAGGCCGCGAAACGGACGGGATCGAGGTTCGCCTGCGCCGCAACCCGTGGTCGTTCACCGGGTGGGGCGGACACGGGCGGCGGGGACGGCGGTAG